The DNA region AAGCATAACAAGCTGCCTCTACCCGTTCCCAGCCCTGTGCTAGCTTTACTTCCATCATTTCTACTGCAATTGTCGCATCATCAATTAATAAGCCTAAGGAAATAATCAACGCCCCCAGCGAAACCTTATGCAAATCAATACTCGCGATACTCATTCCAGCAAAAACCCCCGCTAAAACTAAGGGAATACACAAAGTTACCACCCAACCACAACGTACTCCTAAACTTAGAAAACTCACCGCTAACACAATAATAATCGCTTCCCAAAGTGACTTGGTGAATTCGCCAATTGATTCTTCCACGACTTGTGCTTGATTAGCAACTTGGCTAATTTCTAATCCTAGAGGCAATTCTTGTCTAATCATAGCAATTGCTTTATGTAACGCCAAACCCAAGTTAATAATATTACCGCCACTATCCATTGATACTGCCAGTCCCACCGCGGGTTGCCCATTATAATACATTTTCGGTTCGCTTGGTTCTACATAACCACGGCTAACTTTAGCAATATCCCCCAAACGAAAAGTTCTGCCCGCGGCACGTATTGGCAAATTATTCAGTTGCTCTAGATTGTCAAATAAGCCCGAAACCCGCAAATAAACATTATCAGACTTAGTCTCTAACATACCTGCGGGATTCATAGAGCTTTGAGCTTGAACTGCTTGTAATATAACCTTTGGATCTAGTCCGAGTTGCGCCAGTTTGTTACTTTGGATTTCAATATAAACTTTCTCGGGCTGAACACCAATTAATTCCACCCGCTTAACACTATTTACACCCAACAAAATTCTCCGAATTTGTTTTGCCTGAGCCCGTAATTCTTCATAACTATAATCACTTGCTGTCAAAGCATAGATACTGCCAAACACATCATCAAAGCGATCATTAAAAGCCGGCCCCACTACTCCCTGTGGCAAACTACCCTTAATATCATTAGCTAGGTTTCTCACCTCTAACCACGTAGGTCGCACATCTTTAGCGGGCACAGATTCTTTCAAATTTACATAAATTACAGCTTGCCCAGCTTTAGAATAGCTCTTTAAATAATCTAAACCAGGAGTATCTTGTAATTTTTTTTCAAGTTTATCCGTAACTTGTTCTTCGACTTGCTTAGCCGTAGCTCCTGGCCAAGCAACGCTTACAATCATTTGACGAATTACGTATTCCGGATCTTCCATTCTGCCTAAACGCGGGTAAGTAAACAGACCGGCGATAAATGTTAAGGCCACAAAAAAATACACAAGTTGCTGGTGTGCTAGCGCCCATCTGGTCAAGTTAAAATCTTTCATATACGCACCTTCTGCCCGGCGTGTAATTTTTGTACACCTGCTGTCACCACAATATCTCCTGTTTTAAGCCCTGATATTACCTCAATTTTATCATCTTTAAAATTACCTAGCTTAACCTCTTGTAACTGCACACAACCCTCACGCACTAACCAAACTTGAGCTTTAGTTTCTGTTTGATAAAGAGCAGTAATTGGAATTGTGTGAATTTTAGTTTTCTGGTCTTGATAATTTACTAATACATTAGCGGTCATCCCCAACTTAATTTCTGCTGGTGGCTCTAGCAAACTAATCCGTACCGTATATGTCCGCGTAACTTTATCGGCCACAGGCGAAATTTCTCTTACCTTTCCAACTACTTTAATGTTTTCTAAAGCCCAAAAATCTACTTGTACTGGTGTATTTATCGCTAACTGTTCCACTCTATTTTCTGGCACATTGATTTCTATTTCACGTTCCCCATCTCTTACTAAGGTAAGCACAGTTTGTCCCGCACTAACCACTTGTCCACTTTCTACAGCAATACTGGCAATAACCCCTGCCGCATCTGCTTTAAGATAACTATACTCTAGCTGATTAGCACCTTGATTATACTGTGCATTTGCTTGACGTACAGCGGCTAGAGCTACTTCATAAGCATTCTTATATTGATCTAGTTGGGAAGTACTTATTGCTCCTTGGGCATGTAAACTACTGTAACGTTGCAAATCACTACTAGCAAGTTCTAATTTGGATTCGGCCGCGGCAACTTGAGCCGCATTAATATTTACGGTTTGCCTAATATCCTGTGGATCTATTTGTAGCAAAACATCTCCAACCTTAACTTTACTACCCACTTCAACATTGCGGTTAATAATTTTACCAGCAACTTGAAAAGCTAATTTTTTTTCATAACGCCCACGTACCTCGCCTGAATAATTAGCCTGCTGAGTTGAGTCGCTATCTGTTACCGTATAAGTTCTCACTAAGGGATCTTTATTTAGACCATTATCAGCTATTTTACCGCAGGCTGTTAACGTAACTAGCAAAAGCAGCGTGCTAATTATACTAATAGTTTTTTTCATTTGGTTATCCTCCTTCTATAATCTTAAATATTCTCTCGCCTACTCACTATTTCGCGGTATTTAAAATTTAAAAAATTCACTTTATGCTCCTTATATCTATAATACATATTACAGATAGATACTCTATTTTTAATTATAATGTCAATAGACATTGCTTATTGGTGTTATAGCCTTATTTATTAAATAAAATCAACCAGTAAACTGTTTTAGTTTTTAAGTTTCCGACGTTGAAAAAAATAGTTCATAGAGACTTTACGATACTTTATAGTTTCGCTAAAAACCTCTATGTGATTAACGCGACTGGGGTTTAATAATTGCTTGCACTAGAAAATCAACTAATTCAGGTGTGTAATCTACTTCTGGCTCTAAAGGCCCTGTTTTGGCATAAGTAAAAGCTTGAAACAATTTAAAACCTGCATAAGCTACCACAGTTTCATTCACTTCGCGAAAAACACCTCTTGTTTTACCATCTTTAATTATTTGCGCAATTTTAGCAATTATTTCTTGATCAATAATTGCATGATATTTCCGTTTAACAAAAGCTGCAAATATCTCATCTTCTTTTAGAATTCCCGTTATAAAATTATCTTGATTAAAGTTTTGTACTGCAACATTAATCAAGGCAGTTAGTTTTTCTAACGGATCTGCAATTGTTTGAACTTCAGCAAATACCCGCTGCAAAAAAGCCTGTGATTCTCTTAAAATCAGGCTTTTCAATAAATCTTCTTTATCTTTAAAATGCAGATAAATTGTTTTTTTAGAAATACCGCAATCTCTACTTAACTCGTCCATTGTAGTTTTTTTAAAGCCAAAGCGTTCAATTCGATGCTGTGCTTTATCCATTATCATATTTTTAATTAAATTCAAATTTTCCCCCCCTAAAATAACATAGTATTTACTTGATACTAACCGCCAACGTATTTCTCTTTAAACTTCTTTTTTAACTTCAAAGCGTAAAATACTATTTCGCCTATTGCTACTACTTTGAAACAATAGCCATAATAAGATATTTGCGCACTTTTTTCTAATCGCCCCCTAAATTGATTCATAAACCAGCCACCAAACGTATAGATATTATCAGTCTCAAATTTAATACCTAATAATTGTTATA from Succinispira mobilis DSM 6222 includes:
- a CDS encoding TetR/AcrR family transcriptional regulator, with protein sequence MNLIKNMIMDKAQHRIERFGFKKTTMDELSRDCGISKKTIYLHFKDKEDLLKSLILRESQAFLQRVFAEVQTIADPLEKLTALINVAVQNFNQDNFITGILKEDEIFAAFVKRKYHAIIDQEIIAKIAQIIKDGKTRGVFREVNETVVAYAGFKLFQAFTYAKTGPLEPEVDYTPELVDFLVQAIIKPQSR
- a CDS encoding efflux RND transporter periplasmic adaptor subunit, whose amino-acid sequence is MKKTISIISTLLLLVTLTACGKIADNGLNKDPLVRTYTVTDSDSTQQANYSGEVRGRYEKKLAFQVAGKIINRNVEVGSKVKVGDVLLQIDPQDIRQTVNINAAQVAAAESKLELASSDLQRYSSLHAQGAISTSQLDQYKNAYEVALAAVRQANAQYNQGANQLEYSYLKADAAGVIASIAVESGQVVSAGQTVLTLVRDGEREIEINVPENRVEQLAINTPVQVDFWALENIKVVGKVREISPVADKVTRTYTVRISLLEPPAEIKLGMTANVLVNYQDQKTKIHTIPITALYQTETKAQVWLVREGCVQLQEVKLGNFKDDKIEVISGLKTGDIVVTAGVQKLHAGQKVRI